The Acidobacteriota bacterium genome contains the following window.
TAGCACAGGTCCCGGACAACACCCGCCATCCATGGGATGCCGTCCGAGGCAGAAGGTGGCGCTTACCTGAAACAACAGAAAAAAGAGTGATCCACGAAGCTACACGAAGGACCACTAAGGTGTTGGAGAAGGATCAAGAGGGATTCACCAAAGGTCGGCAGGGGGGTCAACGAAGGCTACAAGGGACAAAAAGAATTTGTCCACGAAGGGGCCACAAGGACCGTGGCGAAGCCAGTAGGGGGCGCTTCCCACCGCATCGAGACTTACAGGGATTATTAACATCGATGCACAGGATGCACAGGATCTTGTTCAGGAAACGGCCAGCTACCAATGCCGGGAATCCGCAAGTCCGCACCGGATCATCGCCCGAACCAGCTTCTGGTGCAGGAAGCTCTCGTCCTGTTAATCCTGTGCATCCTTTGCATCGATGTTCAATAGGTAGAACACTCTGCTAACGGAAAGCGGTCCGTCTTCCTGACAGGCTATGAAGATTCCTTGTTTCACTCTCGTATGATCCGCCCGGCAGGGGGGGTGGTCTTGCCTGCAAATTCCCCGGCAGCAATCCGAAGTTCCCTTTAGAATGGGAGACGGGAGCACGCCGGCAATCGCACGGGTCCCCTGCCTGAAAGAATGCGCGGGCAGCCCTCCCAAAGCGTCCTTGTGCGAACAGCCCCCTCAGAGACATCTTGGACAAGACCCCCGATCAAAAAGTCGCCCTGGTCATCGCCACCCTGGCCGCCTTCTTCATCCCCTTCATGGGATCCTCGGTGAATATCGCCATACCTACCATCGGCGAGCATTTCGGCATGGACGCGGTTTCGCTGAGCTGGGTGGCCACCTCGTTTCTGCTGGCGGCCGCCATGTTTCTTCTGCCCTTCGGGAGGCTGGCGGACATCCATGGCCGCAAACGCGTCTTTGCCTGGGGTATCGCCATCTACACCCTGGCTTCCTTCCTTTCGGCCATTGCGCCTTCGGGATTGACGCTGATCCTGTTTCGAGGGCTCCAGGGGCTGGGGGGGGCCATGATCTTCAGCACCGGGATCGCGATCCTGACCTCCGTTTACCCGCAGGAGGAGCGGGGCAAGGTGTTGGGTTTCAGCGTGGGGGCCGTCTACCTGGGACTGAGCTTCGGTCCCTCCATCGGCGGGTTTCTGACCGAGCAGTTCGGCTGGCGGTCGGTGTTCCTGGTGCACGTCCCTATCGGACTGCTGATCGTTTCGCTGATCGCGGCCAAGCTCAAGGGGGAGTGGGCCGACGCCCGAGGGGAGAGCTTCGACTGGGTGGGTTCTCTGATCTACACCATTTCACTGATGGGGGTGGTCTACGGGCTCTCCCTGCTGCCCCAAGCGCTGGGAGGCTGGCTGGCCCTGGCCGGAGGCGCCGGGCTGATCCTGTTTGTGGGATGGGAACTGAAGGTCGACAGTCCGCTGATGAACATCAAGCTGTTCCAGACCAGTACCATATTTGCCTACTCCAACCTGGCCGCCCTGATTCACTACAGCGCCACCTTTTCGGTGGGATTCCTGCTGAGCCTCTACCTGCAATACATACAGGGCTACGGGGCCCAGAACGCCGGCATCATCCTGATCGCCCAACCGATCGTGATGGCCGTCTTTTCTCCCTACGCCGGAAGGCTCTCGGACCGCATCGAGCCCAGGATGGTGGCCTCCATCGGAATGGCCTTGACGGCCCTGGGACTGTTCCTGCTGGTCCTGCTCGACAGCGGGACCGGCGTCGGGATGGTCATTGCCAATCTGATCCTTCTCGGAATCGGGTTCGCCCTGTTTTCCTCGCCCAACACCAATGCCGTCATGAGCTCGGTGGACAAGAAATATTTCGGAGTGGCCTCCGGCACCCTGGGGACCATGCGGTTAACGGGGCAAATGCTCAGCATGGGCATCGCCACCCTGATTTTCGCCGTTTATATCGGCAGAGTGCAGATCACGCCCGAGCAGTATCCGATGTTTCTGAAAAGCACCCAGGTGGCCTTCCTGATTTCCGGCCTGCTCTGTCTGATCGGCATCCTGGCCTCCCTGGCCCGGGGGAAATTGCGGGCTGCTGATTGAGGTTGAACATCCGAACGAGGGATCGCCAATTTCAGGCTTGACATGTGGAGAACATGTAAGTAGGTTGTCCACATGTCAAAGATGATTCAGTTGCGGAATGTCCCCGACGATCTTCACCGGGTTCTCAAGTCTCGAGCTGCGTTGGCAGGGAAATCTCTTTCGGACTATCTGATTGCGGAGATTCGGCGTCACGCCGAACGCCCGACCATCGAGGAACTTCGCCTGCGGCTCCTGGCTCGAACCCGGGTTCGTCCGACTGTGCCACCGGCTCAAATGATCCGGG
Protein-coding sequences here:
- a CDS encoding MFS transporter, encoding MDKTPDQKVALVIATLAAFFIPFMGSSVNIAIPTIGEHFGMDAVSLSWVATSFLLAAAMFLLPFGRLADIHGRKRVFAWGIAIYTLASFLSAIAPSGLTLILFRGLQGLGGAMIFSTGIAILTSVYPQEERGKVLGFSVGAVYLGLSFGPSIGGFLTEQFGWRSVFLVHVPIGLLIVSLIAAKLKGEWADARGESFDWVGSLIYTISLMGVVYGLSLLPQALGGWLALAGGAGLILFVGWELKVDSPLMNIKLFQTSTIFAYSNLAALIHYSATFSVGFLLSLYLQYIQGYGAQNAGIILIAQPIVMAVFSPYAGRLSDRIEPRMVASIGMALTALGLFLLVLLDSGTGVGMVIANLILLGIGFALFSSPNTNAVMSSVDKKYFGVASGTLGTMRLTGQMLSMGIATLIFAVYIGRVQITPEQYPMFLKSTQVAFLISGLLCLIGILASLARGKLRAAD